One segment of Channa argus isolate prfri chromosome 17, Channa argus male v1.0, whole genome shotgun sequence DNA contains the following:
- the zgc:112001 gene encoding ankyrin repeat domain-containing protein 9, whose protein sequence is MSSLTVSSAAQSSEKHRKSFSLLFYRAVRDHKPVWMLEDMRTMVAFYQDEDASQRIYAPSEALLYAIVHDHQAYAQYLLSRYTDEALAKPGERFCCCPSSAPHLAMAVRYDRRYILGLILQQTHRIHSTASYSDQAGCFHTEDGRTPLHLACELLRPEAVVMLLGNGASPHAQDLNGLTPLDVVLEKLRDSKEVDGGERRQCLNNLLMFMPKVHFKMNGALGREPERWSKVLGEETYKYLTGRSPAPLVLTAMQTILKQLSPATFPDCLHELPIPSSLKPSGLPMTQRQKQRVV, encoded by the coding sequence ATGTCCTCGTTAACTGTCTCCTCGGCGGCACAGAGCAGCGAGAAGCATCGGAAGTCCTTCTCGCTGCTCTTCTACCGGGCTGTGCGGGACCACAAGCCGGTGTGGATGCTGGAAGACATGCGGACTATGGTGGCATTTTATCAGGACGAGGACGCCAGCCAGAGGATTTACGCCCCGTCAGAGGCTTTACTCTACGCGATAGTTCATGACCACCAGGCGTACGCCCAGTACCTGCTCAGCCGGTACACCGACGAAGCGCTAGCAAAGCCAGGGGAGCGGTTCTGCTGCTGCCCGTCCTCCGCCCCACACTTGGCTATGGCCGTGCGCTACGACAGGCGCTACATCCTCGGTCTCATCTTACAGCAGACTCATCGGATACACAGCACGGCCTCCTACTCGGACCAAGCCGGGTGTTTTCACACGGAGGACGGCAGAACCCCGTTACACCTGGCCTGCGAGCTACTGCGGCCCGAGGCTGTTGTCATGTTGCTGGGAAACGGAGCGTCCCCTCACGCCCAGGACCTCAACGGCTTGACCCCACTGGATGTCGTGCTGGAGAAACTCAGGGACTCCAAGGAGGTGGACGGCGGGGAGAGGAGACAGTGCTTGAACAACCTGCTCATGTTCATGCCAAAAGTTCACTTTAAAATGAACGGGGCTCTAGGCAGAGAGCCGGAGCGCTGGAGCAAGGTGCTGGGCGAGGAGACGTACAAGTACCTGACCGGGAGGAGCCCGGCTCCGCTGGTCCTCACTGCTATGCAGACTATTCTGAAGCAGCTGAGCCCCGCGACCTTCCCGGACTGCCTGCATGAGCTGCCCATCCCGTCCTCCCTCAAACCGTCGGGTCTGCCTATGACCCAGCGGCAAAAGCAGAGGGTGGTGTAG